One part of the Bacillus sp. FJAT-45350 genome encodes these proteins:
- a CDS encoding MFS transporter, whose amino-acid sequence MFILYIIIIVAFIDTFSQLPIIAPFAQSVGASPLIVGLIIGMYSFSNMLGNMLAGKWIDRIGGKLILVIGMITVSLFLFMYTFVTNPTELLLVRFLHGLGGGLIVPAAFTLLGAKGKERTSGKTMAFSGAAVGIAAIVGPAFGGIISARFDIVWLFYIVATFMLLFGLLAIIGIEKEEKINEKSEKKGSISSIFRNKRLVEAYIAIFSLMLTLGMLTYNLPLKVQELGAETHITGLLLSTFGLVAILFFVLPTNRLFDKKNKSTLLKIGLLIIVSSLLLLSISFDISLAFVAMAVYGVGFAFLFPSASATVIENSKEEERGKSFGFFYAFFSLGVIAGSFLAGAVDITPSILFFISAFIVATIVLVLSIFVNKNRKGS is encoded by the coding sequence TTGTTCATACTTTATATTATTATAATTGTAGCTTTTATAGATACTTTTTCTCAGTTGCCAATAATCGCTCCTTTTGCGCAAAGTGTAGGAGCAAGTCCATTAATAGTCGGATTAATCATTGGTATGTATTCATTTTCAAATATGCTCGGAAACATGCTTGCAGGAAAATGGATTGATCGAATTGGCGGGAAGTTGATTTTAGTTATTGGCATGATTACCGTTAGTTTGTTTCTTTTCATGTATACATTTGTAACAAATCCAACAGAACTTTTACTTGTACGTTTTTTACATGGGCTTGGTGGTGGATTAATTGTGCCTGCAGCTTTTACGCTATTAGGAGCTAAAGGTAAAGAACGGACATCCGGAAAAACAATGGCATTCTCCGGGGCCGCTGTCGGGATTGCTGCTATTGTTGGGCCGGCATTTGGAGGTATTATTAGTGCAAGGTTTGATATTGTCTGGTTATTTTATATTGTAGCTACATTCATGTTATTGTTTGGTTTATTAGCTATAATCGGTATTGAAAAAGAAGAGAAGATAAATGAAAAGTCTGAAAAAAAGGGAAGTATTTCATCGATTTTTAGGAACAAGAGGTTAGTAGAAGCTTATATCGCTATTTTTTCTTTAATGTTAACCTTAGGAATGTTAACTTACAATCTGCCTTTAAAAGTTCAAGAGCTTGGAGCAGAAACTCATATAACTGGGCTATTACTAAGTACTTTTGGGTTAGTAGCTATACTTTTTTTCGTATTACCGACCAACCGGTTATTTGATAAGAAAAATAAATCTACATTATTAAAGATAGGGCTTCTTATTATCGTATCGTCTTTATTATTGTTATCTATTTCTTTTGATATTTCCCTTGCCTTTGTAGCAATGGCGGTTTATGGAGTAGGGTTTGCATTCTTATTTCCTTCAGCTAGTGCCACCGTGATAGAAAATTCAAAGGAAGAAGAACGTGGTAAATCTTTTGGTTTCTTTTATGCATTCTTCTCCTTAGGCGTTATAGCTGGTTCCTTTCTAGCTGGAGCGGTAGACATTACACCATCTATATTGTTTTTTATTAGTGCATTTATTGTTGCAACTATTGTCTTAGTTCTTTCAATATTCGTTAATAAAAATAGGAAAGGGAGTTAA
- a CDS encoding SprT family protein → MKQEELQELVETISKNEFGRPFLHEARFNLRLRTTGGRYLLKSHDIEFNPKQLEVFGEEALIGIVKHELCHYHLHIQNKGYKHKDRDFKELLKKVGGSRYCEMLPGARRTITTIHHYQCTSCQFTYERKRRMDTKKYVCGRCRGKLKKIN, encoded by the coding sequence GTGAAACAAGAGGAGCTTCAAGAATTAGTAGAAACTATATCTAAAAACGAGTTTGGTCGTCCTTTTCTTCACGAAGCTAGGTTTAATCTGAGGTTACGTACAACAGGTGGTCGTTACTTGCTTAAATCGCATGATATTGAATTTAATCCAAAGCAACTTGAAGTCTTTGGAGAAGAAGCATTAATAGGCATTGTTAAACATGAACTATGTCATTATCACTTGCATATTCAAAATAAAGGTTATAAACATAAAGACCGAGACTTTAAAGAGTTGCTAAAAAAAGTTGGTGGCTCGAGATATTGTGAAATGCTTCCTGGAGCTAGAAGGACGATAACGACGATTCATCATTATCAATGTACAAGCTGTCAGTTTACGTATGAAAGAAAGCGACGGATGGATACAAAAAAATATGTATGTGGTCGTTGTCGAGGAAAGTTGAAAAAAATTAACTGA
- the cmpA gene encoding cortex morphogenetic protein CmpA has product MPNWLKMQLKRAYMQKDRYQILLLNQCWFYYHTKSEKTCQSE; this is encoded by the coding sequence ATGCCTAATTGGCTAAAAATGCAATTAAAAAGAGCTTACATGCAAAAAGATAGGTATCAGATTCTTTTATTAAATCAGTGCTGGTTTTATTACCACACAAAATCTGAAAAGACCTGCCAATCAGAATGA
- a CDS encoding Tex family protein produces the protein MDKNEMQNKMIEKISQELQLSTKVINNVIDLIEDGNTVPFIARYRKELTGGIDEVQIRDITEKWQYALNLHSRKEEVLRLIDEQGKLTEELKSAINKSLKLQEVEDLYRPYKQKRRTKATVAKEKGLEPLAQWIFSLPKEGNPVKEAEKYINEEKEVASVEDAIQGAKDIIAEWVSDDADIRKKIRELTQRDGKITTKVKKEEEDEKGVYEMYYEYEEPLKKVVPHRVLAMNRGEKEGILRVAVVPPTERSLQLIMRAYIKHHGSSAVEYVEAAIEDGYKRLIEPSIEREIRNELTTNAEEQAIHIFSENLRNLLLQPPIKDRIVLGVDPAFRTGCKLTVVDEIGKVLAIDVVYPTAPHNKVEQAKKVIIKLIEEHKVNVIAIGNGTASRETEQFIADTIKELDRDIYYLIVNEAGASVYSASDLGREEFPDLQVEERSAVSIARRLQDPLAELVKIDPKSVGVGQYQHDVTQKRLNESLTFVVETVVNQVGVNVNTASSSLLQYVAGLSKSVANNIIKKREEEGKFGKREQLKKIPRLGAKTYEQCIGFLRIQDGKNPLDGTAIHPESYKVTKQLLEMIGADLSTLGTDELKQKLSTTNLKELSEKMEVGEPTLKDIIDALVRPGRDPRDELTKPLLKKGVLKLEDLQVGMELQGTVRNVVDFGAFIDIGVKQDGLVHISKLTNRFVKHPMEVVSVGDVVTVWVDSIDAKKERVALTMLQPEKQTVMA, from the coding sequence ATGGATAAAAATGAAATGCAAAATAAAATGATTGAAAAGATTAGCCAGGAGCTACAGCTTTCAACGAAAGTTATTAATAATGTAATTGATTTAATAGAGGATGGAAACACGGTTCCGTTTATTGCTCGTTATCGAAAGGAGCTAACAGGTGGAATTGATGAAGTGCAGATTCGTGATATTACAGAAAAGTGGCAGTATGCTTTAAATTTACATTCACGTAAAGAAGAGGTTTTGCGCCTAATAGATGAACAAGGGAAGCTAACAGAGGAATTAAAATCAGCAATTAATAAATCATTGAAGCTACAAGAGGTGGAGGACCTATACCGTCCTTATAAACAAAAACGACGTACAAAGGCAACAGTAGCAAAAGAAAAGGGATTGGAACCTCTTGCACAATGGATTTTTTCTCTTCCTAAAGAAGGGAATCCTGTTAAGGAAGCTGAAAAATACATAAATGAAGAAAAGGAAGTAGCTTCTGTTGAGGATGCGATACAAGGAGCGAAAGATATTATTGCTGAGTGGGTTTCTGACGATGCTGACATTCGTAAGAAAATACGTGAATTAACACAAAGGGACGGGAAGATAACAACAAAAGTTAAGAAAGAGGAAGAAGATGAAAAAGGTGTTTATGAAATGTATTATGAGTATGAAGAGCCATTAAAAAAAGTGGTTCCTCACCGAGTACTTGCTATGAACCGCGGCGAAAAAGAAGGGATTCTTCGTGTTGCGGTTGTTCCACCAACTGAGCGTAGTTTACAACTAATTATGAGAGCATATATTAAGCATCATGGTTCATCTGCTGTTGAGTATGTGGAAGCGGCGATTGAAGACGGTTATAAACGACTAATCGAGCCTTCTATTGAAAGGGAAATCCGTAATGAGTTGACGACGAATGCGGAAGAGCAAGCAATTCATATTTTTTCAGAAAACCTTCGTAATCTGTTACTTCAACCACCGATTAAAGACAGAATTGTTCTAGGGGTGGACCCTGCTTTTCGAACAGGTTGTAAGTTAACGGTAGTTGATGAAATAGGTAAAGTACTCGCAATTGATGTAGTCTATCCAACGGCTCCTCATAATAAAGTTGAGCAAGCGAAGAAAGTAATAATCAAACTAATTGAAGAACATAAAGTCAATGTTATTGCGATAGGAAATGGTACAGCGTCAAGGGAGACGGAGCAGTTCATTGCTGACACGATTAAGGAGTTAGATAGAGATATCTATTACCTAATTGTAAATGAAGCTGGGGCTAGCGTTTATTCTGCTTCTGATTTAGGGCGAGAGGAATTTCCTGATTTACAAGTAGAAGAGCGAAGTGCTGTTTCAATTGCAAGGAGGCTTCAAGACCCTCTAGCTGAACTTGTAAAAATAGACCCGAAATCAGTAGGTGTAGGGCAGTATCAGCACGATGTAACTCAAAAACGACTAAATGAATCATTAACGTTTGTTGTCGAAACAGTAGTTAACCAAGTTGGAGTTAATGTAAATACTGCTTCAAGCTCTCTATTACAATATGTTGCTGGCTTATCAAAGTCTGTAGCGAATAATATCATTAAGAAGAGAGAAGAAGAAGGCAAGTTTGGAAAAAGGGAGCAATTAAAGAAAATTCCTCGCTTGGGTGCAAAAACGTATGAGCAATGTATTGGATTCTTGAGAATCCAAGATGGAAAGAATCCACTCGATGGAACGGCAATTCATCCAGAAAGCTATAAAGTGACAAAGCAACTTCTAGAGATGATTGGAGCTGATCTGTCTACGCTAGGGACAGATGAATTAAAGCAAAAATTAAGTACAACAAATCTTAAAGAGCTTTCAGAGAAAATGGAAGTAGGGGAACCTACATTAAAAGATATTATTGATGCCCTAGTAAGACCGGGTCGTGATCCAAGGGACGAGCTGACAAAGCCTTTATTGAAAAAAGGTGTTTTAAAGCTAGAAGATTTACAAGTAGGTATGGAACTTCAAGGAACAGTTCGTAATGTTGTTGACTTTGGTGCTTTTATCGACATTGGTGTGAAGCAGGATGGATTAGTTCATATTTCCAAGTTGACGAACCGCTTCGTAAAACATCCAATGGAGGTTGTGTCAGTAGGGGATGTAGTAACTGTATGGGTTGATAGTATCGATGCAAAAAAAGAAAGAGTCGCATTAACAATGCTGCAGCCGGAAAAACAAACTGTCATGGCATAA
- a CDS encoding PP2C family serine/threonine-protein phosphatase codes for MITYTENQTIKVAAYQQAKKGNDCNGDTYFFLETDQYFICAMADGLGSGEGAQCASAKAIETIENNHHLSVKEIVVLCNKALFQSRGAVLTVIKVDYEKRTVSYSNVGNITFILYPPCGKVVRPVPVRGFLSGKKVRVKEEIFPYISGSVILMYSDGINFSSIKPVVDSYVDNPKYAVEQIVDNVDTSNDDVTFLFATL; via the coding sequence ATGATTACGTATACAGAAAACCAAACAATTAAAGTAGCAGCGTACCAACAGGCGAAAAAGGGCAATGATTGTAATGGAGATACGTATTTCTTTCTAGAAACTGATCAGTATTTTATCTGTGCAATGGCTGATGGTTTAGGGAGTGGTGAAGGTGCACAATGTGCCTCTGCAAAAGCGATCGAAACGATTGAAAACAATCACCATTTAAGTGTGAAAGAAATCGTCGTGCTATGTAATAAGGCATTGTTTCAAAGTCGTGGAGCAGTCCTGACAGTAATAAAGGTTGATTATGAGAAGAGGACTGTTTCGTATAGTAATGTAGGGAATATCACATTTATCCTTTACCCACCATGTGGGAAAGTTGTACGTCCAGTACCGGTACGAGGTTTTCTATCAGGTAAGAAGGTACGTGTAAAGGAAGAAATCTTTCCGTATATTTCAGGAAGTGTTATCCTAATGTACTCTGATGGGATTAACTTCTCCTCAATAAAGCCTGTTGTTGATTCTTACGTCGATAACCCAAAATACGCAGTCGAACAAATTGTTGATAATGTAGACACAAGTAATGACGATGTGACATTTCTATTTGCAACCCTTTAA
- the sigB gene encoding RNA polymerase sigma factor SigB has translation MCRKPQQLYKDKDKVNDWIVQFQKDGSEEIQTQLVKHYQPLVRSLAKKFSRGYESEDLSQAGMVGLIAAMHRFDAEMGKNFESYAIPTVVGEIKRFLRDKTWSVHVPRRVKELGPQIKKAVDYLTSENHRSPQVVEIADYLGVTEEEVLETMEMGMSYKALSVDRSLEADQEGGEVTLLDLVGKKEEGYEQTDQQILLEKAFAVLTEREKQILQFTYYDNLSQKEAGEKLGISQMHVSRLQRRALDKLRDSIKVEPSECL, from the coding sequence ATGTGCAGGAAGCCTCAACAATTGTACAAAGACAAGGATAAAGTGAATGACTGGATCGTTCAGTTTCAAAAGGATGGTAGTGAAGAAATTCAGACACAACTAGTCAAACATTATCAACCCTTGGTACGTTCGTTGGCAAAAAAATTCTCAAGAGGATATGAGAGTGAAGATCTCTCTCAAGCTGGAATGGTCGGTTTAATTGCTGCGATGCATAGATTTGACGCAGAAATGGGGAAAAACTTTGAGTCTTATGCTATTCCTACAGTTGTAGGTGAAATTAAACGTTTCCTTCGTGATAAAACATGGAGTGTTCACGTACCTAGAAGAGTAAAGGAATTAGGCCCCCAAATAAAAAAGGCAGTTGACTATTTAACAAGCGAAAACCATCGGTCACCACAGGTTGTTGAAATTGCTGATTACTTAGGGGTAACGGAAGAAGAAGTTCTTGAGACGATGGAGATGGGGATGAGCTATAAGGCCTTATCTGTTGATCGCTCCTTAGAGGCTGATCAAGAAGGTGGAGAAGTGACCTTACTTGACTTAGTTGGGAAAAAGGAAGAAGGATACGAGCAGACAGACCAGCAAATCCTTTTAGAAAAGGCGTTCGCTGTGCTGACAGAGAGGGAAAAGCAAATCTTACAGTTTACTTACTATGATAATCTGAGTCAGAAGGAAGCGGGGGAAAAGCTAGGGATTTCTCAAATGCATGTGTCTAGATTGCAAAGAAGAGCATTAGATAAATTGCGAGATTCAATCAAAGTAGAACCATCGGAGTGTTTATAG
- the rsbW gene encoding anti-sigma B factor RsbW, with product MKQHACDYIEMKVPAKPEYVGVVRLTVSGIANRLGYTYDDIEDIKIAVAEACTNVVDHAYELEGSISLSFKAYPDRLEMMIADNGMSFDSNDIKKKLGPLDSSKPIGELKEGGLGLFLINTLMDKVEIDDESGVVLVMTKFLQRDGVEQHVQEASTIVQRQG from the coding sequence ATGAAACAACATGCCTGTGACTACATTGAAATGAAGGTTCCTGCTAAACCAGAGTATGTTGGAGTAGTCCGTTTGACAGTTTCTGGAATTGCAAATCGACTTGGTTATACTTACGATGATATAGAAGACATTAAAATTGCTGTTGCAGAAGCTTGTACGAACGTAGTAGACCACGCTTATGAACTAGAGGGGTCGATCTCTCTTTCCTTTAAGGCGTATCCCGACCGTCTTGAAATGATGATTGCTGACAATGGCATGAGCTTTGACTCAAATGATATCAAGAAAAAGCTAGGACCTCTTGACTCTTCTAAGCCAATAGGAGAGTTGAAGGAAGGGGGGCTTGGCCTCTTTTTAATCAATACACTCATGGACAAAGTGGAGATTGATGATGAGTCCGGTGTAGTCTTAGTAATGACAAAGTTCCTACAAAGGGATGGGGTGGAACAGCATGTGCAGGAAGCCTCAACAATTGTACAAAGACAAGGATAA
- a CDS encoding STAS domain-containing protein translates to MNLDIKLEQKNNNKILYLTGEIDAYTAPVLRDELLPLTEQNEVVVIVNLADVSYIDSTGLGVFIGALKSSHSHNSSIKLTCLSTKIQRLFSITGLDEVMDIDEIEREGAQ, encoded by the coding sequence ATGAACTTAGATATAAAGCTAGAGCAGAAAAATAATAATAAAATTTTATACTTAACAGGTGAGATAGATGCATACACTGCACCAGTTCTACGAGATGAGTTACTTCCTTTAACAGAGCAGAATGAAGTAGTTGTTATCGTGAATTTAGCTGATGTTTCATACATTGACAGTACAGGCTTGGGTGTGTTTATTGGTGCATTAAAGTCTTCTCATAGTCATAATAGTTCAATTAAACTTACTTGTTTATCTACTAAGATTCAGCGGTTATTCTCAATCACTGGATTAGATGAAGTAATGGATATAGATGAAATAGAGAGGGAGGGTGCACAATGA
- a CDS encoding PP2C family protein-serine/threonine phosphatase, giving the protein MKDITLSLETHYRHILESFLSVKSEKGLYEAQQMTRRLLESQISPEEIVSIHYSTLEKVYPDMPPEVHDSFEFLLEVMIGYGLAYQEHLTLRDEKKELESQMEVAASMQQTLLPTVVPIIQGLDIGVINIPAYKMSGDYYHFIKDDNNCLGVAIADIIGKGIPAALCMSMIKYAMDSLPEQRMMPRAVLESLNRVVEQNVDDSMFITMMYGSYDPKENQFYYSGAGHEPGFYYEAKTGAMNDLYAKGLVLGLQRKTKYREYCKDVEPGDAIILLSDGVTECRKGGDFIERDEVVEIIRANIHLSAQEIVDNVYHELAKLQEYKLRDDFSLIVIRRVE; this is encoded by the coding sequence TTGAAGGATATTACGTTGTCATTAGAAACTCATTATAGACATATTCTTGAATCCTTCTTATCAGTTAAAAGCGAGAAGGGGTTGTATGAAGCTCAACAGATGACAAGAAGGCTGTTGGAAAGTCAAATTTCACCAGAAGAAATAGTTAGTATTCATTATAGTACTCTAGAAAAGGTTTATCCTGATATGCCGCCAGAAGTCCATGATTCCTTTGAATTTTTACTAGAAGTAATGATTGGTTATGGTCTTGCATATCAAGAACATTTAACCTTAAGAGACGAAAAGAAAGAACTTGAATCTCAGATGGAGGTAGCTGCTAGTATGCAGCAAACGTTATTACCGACTGTTGTACCGATTATACAAGGCTTAGATATAGGTGTTATTAATATTCCTGCCTATAAAATGAGTGGAGATTATTATCATTTTATAAAGGATGATAATAATTGTTTAGGGGTTGCAATAGCTGATATTATCGGTAAAGGAATTCCGGCAGCATTGTGTATGTCGATGATTAAATACGCGATGGATAGTTTGCCTGAGCAGCGAATGATGCCACGGGCTGTTCTTGAAAGTTTAAATCGAGTTGTTGAACAAAATGTCGATGATAGTATGTTCATTACAATGATGTATGGTTCATACGATCCTAAAGAGAATCAATTTTATTATTCTGGAGCTGGACATGAACCTGGATTTTATTATGAGGCAAAAACGGGTGCGATGAACGATTTATATGCAAAAGGGCTTGTTTTAGGTCTACAGCGTAAGACAAAGTATAGGGAGTACTGCAAAGATGTGGAACCAGGAGATGCTATTATTCTACTTTCTGATGGTGTGACAGAGTGTCGCAAAGGAGGCGATTTCATTGAGCGGGATGAAGTGGTAGAAATCATCCGTGCTAATATTCATTTATCAGCACAAGAAATAGTCGATAATGTTTATCATGAATTAGCAAAGTTGCAAGAGTACAAACTAAGAGATGATTTTTCATTAATTGTTATTCGCCGAGTAGAGTAA
- a CDS encoding anti-sigma regulatory factor, which yields MNDHSCVEVSSEWDIVAARQAGRDLSKELGFGTVDQARVTTAISEIARNIYLYAGKGKICVESVEKTGLYKVQKGIKITATDEGPGIEDIRQAMEDGFTTSGGLGAGLPGVKRLMDEFSIDSNPEQGTTIITTKWTR from the coding sequence ATGAATGACCATTCCTGTGTTGAAGTAAGTAGTGAGTGGGATATAGTTGCTGCAAGGCAAGCAGGCCGCGATTTATCCAAGGAATTAGGTTTTGGTACAGTTGATCAAGCAAGGGTAACGACTGCTATTTCTGAAATTGCAAGAAATATATACTTATACGCAGGTAAAGGAAAGATCTGTGTTGAGTCTGTAGAGAAAACTGGGCTCTATAAGGTGCAAAAGGGAATTAAAATCACGGCTACAGACGAAGGTCCAGGAATTGAAGACATACGTCAAGCAATGGAGGATGGCTTTACTACCTCTGGTGGCTTAGGGGCTGGATTGCCTGGTGTTAAGCGTTTGATGGATGAATTCTCTATAGATTCCAACCCTGAACAAGGTACAACAATCATTACAACAAAATGGACTCGTTAA
- a CDS encoding STAS domain-containing protein → MRIPILKLGQYLLISVQIELDDHTALEFQEDLLSKIHKEASHGVVIDLTSVDMIDSYIAKVLGDVVDMSNLMGAKVVLTGIQPAVAITLIDMGIVLNDVPTALDLEQGLEKLKQELEG, encoded by the coding sequence ATGAGAATACCCATTTTAAAACTAGGTCAGTATTTGCTTATTAGTGTACAAATTGAGCTTGATGATCACACTGCTTTAGAGTTTCAAGAGGATTTACTTAGTAAAATTCATAAGGAAGCTTCACATGGTGTTGTCATAGATTTAACATCAGTTGATATGATAGATTCATATATTGCTAAAGTATTAGGTGATGTTGTTGATATGTCAAATTTAATGGGAGCCAAAGTAGTATTAACTGGAATTCAACCAGCTGTAGCGATAACCTTGATTGATATGGGAATCGTTTTAAATGATGTTCCGACAGCTCTTGATCTTGAACAAGGTCTTGAGAAACTAAAGCAGGAACTGGAGGGATGA
- a CDS encoding RsbT co-antagonist protein RsbRA: MELSVIDFIYEHKESLRERWLEEVKDVRREEHMQKISDTDYVSTTKEFMQIIINNVEYGQEKANEQLTDYADRYIKKGWPLVYFTQGLQTFRRVIFEVMSEKEKSERPLIESYYEVENWIDGLINQLVHTYSGSWESTFEMQKLSLLELSAPLIPVFEHISVMPLIGTIDTGRARLIMENLLEGVIKHRSQVVLIDITGVPVVDTMVANHIIQASEAVRLVGAQCILVGIRPEIAQTIVNLGIDLSRFPTKSSLRKGIETALELTNKKITEI; the protein is encoded by the coding sequence ATGGAATTATCGGTTATAGACTTTATCTATGAGCATAAGGAGTCATTAAGGGAGAGGTGGTTAGAGGAAGTAAAAGACGTACGTAGGGAAGAGCATATGCAAAAAATCTCGGATACAGACTATGTATCTACTACGAAGGAATTTATGCAGATAATTATTAATAATGTTGAGTATGGTCAAGAGAAGGCTAATGAACAATTGACTGATTATGCCGATCGGTACATTAAAAAGGGTTGGCCCCTTGTTTACTTTACTCAAGGTCTTCAAACGTTTCGTCGCGTTATATTTGAGGTAATGTCTGAGAAGGAAAAAAGTGAACGCCCCCTAATTGAAAGTTACTATGAGGTTGAAAACTGGATTGATGGTCTTATTAATCAGCTAGTGCATACCTATTCTGGTTCTTGGGAGTCGACGTTTGAAATGCAGAAGCTCTCACTACTAGAGTTATCAGCACCACTAATTCCTGTATTTGAGCACATCAGTGTAATGCCGTTAATTGGGACGATAGATACAGGTAGAGCGCGATTAATCATGGAGAATTTATTAGAAGGTGTGATTAAACATCGTTCACAAGTTGTATTAATAGATATAACGGGAGTCCCTGTTGTTGATACGATGGTTGCAAATCATATTATTCAAGCCTCGGAAGCGGTAAGGCTTGTTGGTGCCCAGTGTATTCTTGTTGGTATACGCCCGGAAATAGCACAAACAATTGTAAATCTAGGAATTGATTTAAGTAGATTTCCAACAAAGAGTTCGCTTCGTAAGGGAATTGAAACAGCACTTGAACTAACAAATAAAAAGATTACAGAAATATAA
- a CDS encoding type II toxin-antitoxin system PemK/MazF family toxin, with product MIVKRGDVYFADLSPVVGSEQGGVRPVLIIQNDIGNRFSPTVIVAAITAQIQKAKLPTHVEINAKRYGFDRDSVILLEQIRTIDKQRLTDKITHLDDDMMSRVDDALQISLGLIDF from the coding sequence TTGATTGTTAAACGTGGCGATGTTTACTTTGCTGACCTATCTCCTGTTGTTGGTTCAGAGCAAGGGGGAGTTAGACCTGTTCTTATTATTCAAAATGACATAGGGAATCGGTTTAGCCCAACCGTCATCGTCGCAGCGATTACAGCTCAGATCCAAAAGGCAAAGTTACCGACACATGTTGAAATCAATGCAAAGCGGTATGGCTTTGACAGAGATTCGGTGATTTTGTTAGAACAAATCCGTACAATTGATAAGCAACGGCTAACTGATAAGATTACACACTTGGATGATGATATGATGAGTCGTGTTGATGATGCCCTGCAAATCAGTTTAGGTTTAATTGACTTTTAA
- a CDS encoding CopG family ribbon-helix-helix protein, with the protein MITLPQHLVNEMDGIIKQENVNRSEFISQATKMYLRERKKRQIRETMRQGYMEMAKINLNIASEAFVAEEEAEHTLDRLVSGV; encoded by the coding sequence ATGATTACTTTACCACAGCATTTGGTAAATGAAATGGATGGAATCATCAAGCAAGAGAATGTCAACCGTAGCGAGTTCATTTCTCAAGCAACAAAAATGTACCTTCGAGAGCGGAAAAAGCGTCAGATTCGCGAAACAATGCGACAAGGCTATATGGAGATGGCAAAAATTAATTTAAACATTGCGTCGGAAGCTTTCGTTGCTGAGGAGGAAGCAGAGCATACCTTGGACCGCTTAGTTAGTGGGGTGTAA